A region of Anolis sagrei isolate rAnoSag1 chromosome 2, rAnoSag1.mat, whole genome shotgun sequence DNA encodes the following proteins:
- the PTGES3 gene encoding prostaglandin E synthase 3, translating into MQPASAKWYDRKDYVFIEFCVEDSKDVNVNFEKSKLTFSCLGGNDNFKHLNDIELYNSIDPNESKHKRTDRSVLCCLRKGESGQSWPRLTKERAKLNWLSVDFNNWKDWEDDSDEDMSNFDRFSEMMNNMGGDEDVDLPEVDGADDDSPDSDDEKMPDLE; encoded by the exons gcaGCCTGCTTCTGCGAAGTGGTATGACCGAAAGGACTATGTCTTTATTGAGTTCTGTGTTGAAGACAGTAAAGATGTTAATGTAAATTTTGAAAAATCCAAACTTACGTTCAG TTGCCTTGGAGGAAATGATAACTTCAAGCATTTAAATGACATTGAGCTTTATAATTCTATTGATCCAAAT gaATCAAAGCATAAAAGAACAGACAGATCTGTCCTATGTTGTTTACGAAAAGGGGAATCTGGCCAATCATGGCCACGGTTAACAAAAGAGCGGGCAAAG CTCAATTGGCTCAGTGTGGACTTCAACAACTGGAAAGATTGGGAAGATGATTCAGATGAAGATATGTCCAATTTTGATCGCTTTTCTGAA ATGATGAACAACATGGGTGGCGATGAAGATGTAGACTTGCCAGAAGTAGATGGAGCAGATGAT gATTCACCAGACAGTGATGACGAAA aaaTGCCAGACCTGGAATAA